From a single Marinobacter sp. ANT_B65 genomic region:
- a CDS encoding 2-isopropylmalate synthase encodes MSGNDHLVIFDTTLRDGEQSPGATMNKTEKLRIAKALEKLRVDVIEAGFAIASQGDFEAVKSIAETIKESTVCSLARALDVDIDRAAEAIRPAERGRIHTFIATSPIHMKYKLQIQPDEVIEQAVRAVKRARGHVDDVEFSCEDAGRSELDFLCRIIEAAIDAGANTINIPDTVGYAIPEQFAETIHQLLNRIPNADKAVFSVHCHNDLGLAVANSLAAVTRGARQVECTINGLGERAGNASLEEIVMAVRTRQDFFNLDTRINAQHIVPASRLVSTITGFPVQPNKAIVGANAFAHESGIHQDGVLKHRETYEIMRAEDVGWHTNSLVLGKHSGRNAFRTRLLELGIQFETETELNEAFTRFKALADLKHEIFDEDLQAIASDTRQKDEDGRYGLVCLQVCSETGVVPKAIMTLTMDGEEHRVEAEGSGPVDATFKAIESLVDSGCNLQLYSVNNITSGTDAQGEVTVRLGRGGRIVNGVGADTDIIIASAKAYIEALNLISRGGIRQHPQVADV; translated from the coding sequence ATGTCTGGCAACGATCATCTGGTTATATTTGATACGACTCTCCGTGATGGTGAGCAAAGCCCCGGCGCCACTATGAACAAGACGGAGAAGCTTCGGATCGCCAAGGCTCTCGAGAAGTTAAGAGTGGATGTGATCGAAGCTGGTTTTGCTATTGCCAGTCAGGGTGACTTCGAAGCGGTCAAGTCGATCGCAGAGACTATAAAAGAATCAACAGTCTGTAGCCTTGCGCGAGCCCTGGATGTGGATATTGATCGTGCGGCTGAGGCTATTCGCCCCGCAGAGAGAGGGCGAATCCATACGTTTATTGCGACCTCTCCTATTCACATGAAGTACAAGCTGCAAATACAGCCAGATGAGGTGATTGAGCAGGCCGTCCGGGCAGTAAAACGTGCCCGGGGTCATGTCGATGATGTTGAGTTCTCCTGCGAAGATGCTGGCCGCTCGGAACTGGATTTTCTTTGCCGCATCATTGAGGCGGCCATTGATGCCGGCGCTAACACTATCAACATTCCGGACACCGTCGGTTATGCAATTCCTGAGCAATTCGCGGAAACCATTCATCAATTGCTCAATCGCATTCCCAACGCGGACAAGGCGGTTTTTTCAGTGCATTGCCACAATGACCTTGGGCTTGCAGTTGCAAACTCCCTCGCTGCAGTAACCCGGGGAGCCCGACAGGTAGAGTGCACAATCAATGGTCTGGGTGAGCGTGCAGGTAACGCCTCCCTGGAAGAGATCGTTATGGCCGTTCGTACCCGTCAGGATTTTTTCAATCTGGATACCCGGATAAATGCTCAGCATATAGTGCCGGCTTCACGCCTGGTCTCCACTATTACCGGGTTTCCTGTACAGCCAAACAAAGCCATAGTCGGAGCTAACGCATTTGCCCATGAGTCGGGTATTCACCAGGATGGTGTGCTCAAACATCGCGAAACATACGAGATCATGCGGGCAGAGGATGTCGGCTGGCACACCAATAGTCTTGTGCTGGGCAAGCATTCTGGTCGTAACGCATTCCGTACGCGATTGCTGGAGCTTGGCATTCAGTTTGAAACTGAAACAGAGCTTAATGAGGCGTTCACCCGCTTTAAGGCGCTGGCTGATCTGAAGCATGAAATCTTTGACGAAGATCTGCAAGCTATCGCAAGTGATACCAGGCAGAAAGATGAAGACGGCCGTTATGGTTTGGTCTGTCTTCAGGTTTGCTCTGAAACGGGCGTTGTTCCCAAGGCCATTATGACACTGACGATGGACGGAGAAGAGCACCGGGTCGAAGCTGAAGGTAGTGGCCCGGTAGACGCAACATTCAAGGCCATTGAGTCGCTTGTTGACTCTGGTTGTAATCTCCAGCTCTACTCAGTGAATAACATTACCAGCGGCACCGATGCTCAAGGGGAGGTTACTGTCCGCTTGGGGCGTGGTGGCCGGATTGTTAACGGGGTTGGTGCGGATACAGATATTATTATTGCCTCCGCCAAGGCCTATATCGAAGCTCTTAACCTGATCAGTCGTGGTGGTATCAGGCAGCATCCCCAGGTGGCAGATGTTTGA